In Helianthus annuus cultivar XRQ/B chromosome 8, HanXRQr2.0-SUNRISE, whole genome shotgun sequence, a single genomic region encodes these proteins:
- the LOC110869924 gene encoding uncharacterized protein LOC110869924: MEDDNSQKSKQKGKFMFKKKNPQGSSGRPVCKTCNRRHEGQCRQDQQDRSCGIFKRKGHKTLDCKDCKDVLCYDCNEKGHIKTNCPNNAKKPGEAKKTNARVFQMNAKQTVNEDNVITVTFLINDVYARFLSDSGADKSFVDLKFSKLLNFPIRTLDITYEVELANGTVETASSILD; encoded by the coding sequence ATGGAGGATGACAACTCCCAGAAGTCGAAGCAAAAGGGGAAGTTTATGTTCAAGAAGAAGAACCCGCAGGGGTCTAGTGGCAGACCCGTCTGCAAAACCTGCAACAGGCGACATGAGGGACAGTGTCGTCAGGATCAGCAGGATAGGTCGTGTGGCATCTTTAAAAGGAAAGGGCATAAGACCCTAGACTGCAAGGACTGTAAGGATGTTCTTTGCTATGactgtaatgaaaaggggcacatcaagactaactgccctaacAATGCCAAAAAGCCTGGAGAGGCTAAAAAGACAAATGcacgggtctttcaaatgaatgctaAGCAGACTGTAAATGAAGATAATGtcataacagttacgttcttgATCAATGACGTCTATGCTAGATTTCTATCTGATTCTGGTgcagataaatcttttgtagatCTTAAGTTTAGCAAACTTTTAAACTTTCCCATAAGAACTCTAGATATTACGTATGAGGTAGAGCTTGCTAACGGAACAGTAGAAACCGCATCTTCTATTCTTGATTGA